One Drosophila subpulchrella strain 33 F10 #4 breed RU33 chromosome 2R, RU_Dsub_v1.1 Primary Assembly, whole genome shotgun sequence genomic window, ACTCGAAGGGGTCTATTTATGGAACGCTCCCTCTGAATAGAGAATGAGTCGTTGTTGGTCCTTGCCCTGACTATTATCAATGGGAATCGTGTTACCACCAGTAAATATACACTGTTGAAAATAGAAAACGCGTGTAAgcctaaaataattttaatttagtaatattaaaaataaccATGAAATAGTATTACAAAATGAAGATaatgagttttttttttactatttcACAGTTTAGTGGTTCTAATGTTTAAGCAAGAACATTAGAAATGATTAAAACTAGTCAAATAAAAGTCATTCTGATAAGTTTTTTTAGAAACCTTTAACCTTCCTTTTTAAAAGAGTTACAAcagtttttttatttctgaATTGGTAAAAGAGacacatattatttttctgtgTAGAAAAAGATGAATGACATTAGTGCTTCACGTATTGAACGTTATCAGGTAACACCTATTCAAGATCTAGTTCCGATTTGAGGACGTCATGGTGACTCGGCTAGTTTCTCGCGCTGTCATGCCGGATTGCATTATCCTCTAAAGACCTTTGGCCCAGCACAGATTCCACACCCGTTCAGAATGCGAGGAGTATAACCTCCTACCCCTTCAGCGCTTATCTGACCCACTGATAAGACAAACACTCCAGGCAAGCCCTCGGTTCCATTCTGACACAAGAACTGGAGAACGCCGCTCTATAAACAAATGCGACATACAATATTGGCTGCTGACGCAGATAAAAGATCTTGATATAGGATGTAAAGGCAAACGCTATAAATGTTTGAAAAATCATGAGCTTTTAAGGGCCTTACTTTAAACATTTGCTACCCTCTGAACCTTGACTAATCTGAAAATAGTTTATATTATTaccatatttttgttttaatgatAGCAATACATTTAGATAAACATGATTTTGAGCTTAGGTTCTTTATTGCTCATGAGTTCAAAAGGTTTAGTTCAGCGGAATTTCAAAGTTcttggaaatattaaaaaggcTCTAGTGACTTGATTATGACCCACATTTATTACTTTCTTTGTTTAAAAATGTAGTATGTAGTAAATGGCATTACAGTGTATGATTGAACTTTAACTTCTGATTTAAACGTTCTAGACCTTATAAATTAATCTAATCTTCTTTGTATGACATCCCATTGGTCAAGGCAATTACTTAGCtcgtttttaagtttaaaactGCACCTGGGAACCTTTGTTCCCCTGTCGAGATCAACGCGTGACGCATTGGGAATCCGGCACAAGTCTGGCATACTAATTGGCCAAGTCAATAGGGCCAATAAAGCCATTGCCCGTGGATGAAGCTGCATTCGAAAGGGGTGGCAAGGTGGCTTGGCTTGGGATTAGTGATGTCATCTGGATTATACTCCTTGCTTTGGGGCGATTTTGACTTCGATTTCGAGCGGGTAATGCGACATTAAGCCGCGTGTTATATTTATTCACCATGACACGGCTGAAAACTGTTCACTTAATTGGCAATAATTGCCGGGCCAGCAAACGGGTTTAAGCCAATGGCATTGGGGCGAGTGTGGGGAATGTGGCACTATCAGTGACCCAAAGTAACTGCTTTTCCTCTCGATGCAGTGGAATGTTTGGGATACTTTTCCCCACCCTGTCTACTAACCTTTGCCCCATGAGAAGTGCTAATTGCAATTGGGTACTAATTATTCCATGTCTCCTCCGCCCTTTAGTTCGATGCCTACCTGCGATCTCTGTCGCTCCACGATACGGAGATCAAGCTCGTCACGGACGGCCAGCTGCCCCTGAGGCAGTGCCTCCACCGGGAGGCCAGTGCCAAGGACGTGGAGCTGCCGGCGTACTACAATCGCTTCAGCGACCTGCGCAAGGAGTTCCTGCGCTACAAGTCCGGCGACCTTGCCCGCGCCCTCGTCCCAGTCAAGGACGTGAAGAAGATGCTCCAGGCGCCGGCGCAGCCCATGCCTCAGTCCATCGCCGAGATGCTGGGAGGTGAGTTGAGATGGGATTGTAACCAGGTCATTTTGTATCCAAAACCACTATGCAAATATCTGTGATTTTTTCGCTAACTAATTTGAATAGTCTTCCATTAAGTTTACTTAATGCGTTTTTCGCTAAATggtcttttatttttcctttctttaaacttcaaagagttttgaaatgtatttgaatttataaaatacttaagagcttatataaaattttagtttttatttcttttgcagttactacactttagatataatttttaaatcaaaaattttgaataaataaatatatatatttaaaattttatttatttaaatattattttacatctTAAAAttctattttaatattttcccatCTTTCTTAATCAAGTTTTGTCAAGTGActttcttttcatttttttctcttttatACTCTGTTCAAAATACAAGTAGACTTAATACAAAATATGGTTTTTATCTGGCTTAATTACatacaagttttttaattagttttacttaCTTAAAggtcttttatttttcctttctTCAAACTTCactgaattttaaaatgtatttgaaTTCATGAAATACTTAAGAgcttatttaaaattttagtttttatttcttttgcagttACTGcactttaaatataatttttaaaccaaaaattttaaataaataaatatatatatttataatgttattcatttaaatattatcttACATCTTAAAAttctattttaatttttttccatCTTTCTTAATCAAGTTTTGTCAAGTgactttattttcatttgtttctCTTTTATACTCTGTTCAAAATACAAGTAggtttaataaaaatatggtTTTTATCTCgcttaattaattttacaagTCTTCTAATTAGTTTCACTTACTTAAATCCCCACAGAACTCAACAGCTCATCGGTGGAGGACAACGACTTTTACATTCGCGAATCTCGCGACATGGTCACTGTGATCCAGACCCTGCTGCAGGCAGGTAAGCCATAAAGCTCAGATCTTTTCCCCGAATTGTTGTACTACCTGAAGTTATCTCTCCACAGGTCACAAATTTGCTGCAAACGAAGTGGTCAACCTGGTACTGGAACCTGGAATTTGGTGAGTGCGGGCCTTTGTTTCTGTTTTGAGTCCGTCCGAACTAGTTCGCCGAAATCACCGAAACCCAACTCGACTCAAGCCCCTCTCAGCTGTGATCCCAGCACTATTTCGAGTGGGAATAACTCACTCaaaagtgaaaactcaagacGATCGCCGAGCCCACAAAGAAACCACTCGAAAAGCCAGACACTGGAAGAAGGCCCCCACAAATCCGAGCTGGGAGCGTCGCTCTCGTCAGTCTTCGTTTGGATTGGGAGGCGATAAGAGGTCGATCGTAGAGCCACATACTATATAGTATTTCCACGGGATCGGTTCTCGGTTTTCGGTTTTCGGTTCTCGGACAATGGGATCGTGTGGTATCGGGTGGCATCGTAACGGATCAGAGGCAACGTGAATGCACGGCTTTTGTTATCGCAAGATCGCcttggaaaatttaatttacctATAGAGCTCTGTTTTTCGACCCAATCActataaaatattcaattagCTGCAAAGCTACAAAGGTAACTCACCCCCCTTTCTGCTCTTGCCAATTTTGTGAAAACTCCTTGTTGCTGCCCGAGTGCCAAACTCTGATTATTCATTTTGTTATTTGTTCGCACAGCTCGTCTGGTTTTATttccattatttttttttgtttttgctggcCCATTTATGCATGACATTCTGCTTTATTTGTGCGAGTATGGGTTTGCGGGAGAGTCAGCAGAAATGTTTATGCGACTTGGTAATCGTCAAGAACTTTGGCTGCACATCGGAACGTGACTCCGACGCCTTTTTCTCCTTGCCCAAGAAGACGTTCCATATATTGCATAACCCGATTGGATAGGATAGGGTTTTCTATGGAACCTCCAGAACTTATAGATTTTCCCATCTATTGTCCCCACAGCTCCATTGACGACGAGGTCGACGGCAATTGTATAGTGAGGGCCAGAGGATTACCCTGGCAGAGCAGCGACCAGGACATAGCCAAGTTCTTCCGCGGCCTCAACGTAGCCAAGTGAGTAATATGTTTGGGTTTTACTCAAGCCAACCGCCAACCCATTGATAAGACGGTCAGGGGTCGGCCGTGTCGAGATTACGGGCGACCCACTTTATCGCACTACCCATCCTCTAACCGCTCCCTTTGCCCTTCCCTTCTCCGAAATCCAGGGGCGGCGTAGCCCTCTGTCTTTCTCCGCTGGGACGTCGCAACGGCGAGGCTTTAATCCGCTTCGTGTGCCAGGAGCATCGCGACATGGCGCTCAAGCGGCACAAGCACCACATCGGAGCCCGCTACATCGAGGTGTACCGGGCCTCGGGCGAGGACTTCCTGGCCATCGCCGGCGGTGCCTCCAATGAGGCACAGGCCTTCCTCTCGAAGGGCGCCCAGGTGATCATTCGGATGCGGGGACTGCCCTACGACGCCACCGCCAAGCAAGTGGTGAGTTCTGGGGACTTTTTAGGTGTCAGTACAGGGATGTTACCTGCTAACTACATAAATGAATATCAATACCAATGTGCAAATGTTATTTAGAACGACATTTGTTATACAAAAATGGGATAATCCTCTTGTAATTCATTGGTAACTAATGAGTAATGTACTGGTAACTCACTAAAAATTCAGTAACAGTTCACTAATAAAAATGAGTTACTAACTTACTACTAAATCACTGAAAACTTACCAATCATTACTGATATCTCATTGGTAACTCAATAATAATTATCTGTTATTTCACTAGTAATTTACTGATAATTCACTAATAAATCAGTAAGCATTCATTGATAATTCATTGCTAATTCACTGGAAACTACCAAAAAAATGCACTCTTAATTCATTAGAACTTTCTAGTAATTCACTTTTCATTCACTGGTAATTTACAGGTAATTCATTATTAATTCACTAataaatcaatgataattcaTTAATAATTTATTGGTGGTTTAGTAATGAATATTTTATAGATTTATCAAGAAATGCTCGTATTACCAGTTGCATTGAGGAACAATCTCTAAATATAATACCATATCACTAATATGATCAATATACTAATCAAATATATTCCCCATCCAGCTGGACTTCTTCACCACTGGCGACACGCCGCCCTGCCACGTTCTCGACGGGAGTGAGGGCGTGCTATTCGTCAAAAAGCCGGACGGACGGGCCACCGGGGACGCCTTCGTGCTCTTCGCCCACGAGACGGACGCGCCCAAGGCGCTGGGACGTCACCGCGAGTCCATCGGCCAGCGGTACATCGAGCTATTCCGCTCCACGACGGCCGAGGTGCAGCAGGTGCTCAACCGGTCGATGGACCCCAAGAACTACGAGTCGGGCGGCGGGCACAGCCAGCCGCCGCTGATCGCCCAACTGCCCACGATGcagctgccgctgctgccgcAGGTGGGTGCCCACAGCCTCGCACACAGCCTCGGAGCCAGCCACGCTAACCTGTGCCCCCCCGTGCCacctcccgctctccctctccccaCACAGCACCTCATCACCTCGGGCACCACCAAGAACTGCATCCGGCTGCGCGGACTGCCCTACGAGGCGATGGTCGAGCACATCCTGCACTTCCTCGACGACTTTGCCAAGCACATCATCTACCAGGGCGTGCACATGGTGATCAATGCACAGGTGGGTTTTCTATATCTAACTGCTTTGATTACACGTAATAATCATAAAATGATTCCTTTCAGGGTCAACCAAGTGGAGAGGCCTTCATCCAGATGGACCAGGAGGAATCGGCCCGTTTGTGTGCGCAGCGCAGGCACAATCACTACATGATGTTCGGCAAGAAGTACCGGTACATCGAGGTGTTCCAGTGCTCCGGCGACGACATGAACATGGTCCTCAACGGCGGACTGGCCTCGCCGGTGGCccagccgccgccgccgcatctgggccacgcccacaagcagCAGTCCCTGCTGGCCGCCACCACGGGTATGTTCAGTTCGGCGGGTCAGTCGCCGACGACCGTTGCGGCCGGTACCGCTCAGTCGCCGCTCGGCGGCACTCATACACCACACACTCACCCGCACTCACATGCGCATGCGCACGCCCCGGGCCACGCCCatgcggcagcagcagcagcagccgctgccgccgcccaCCACGGATTGTCCCCCTCGTCGGCCATGTTGCCGGGTCTTTcggctgccgctgccgcttcCGCTTCCGGTTTGGCCTCCCTGATGAGCGCCGCCGCTGCCGGTCAGCCATCgtcggcagcagcagcagctcatTCCGCTGCCTCGTTGCAAAATGCCGCTGTGACTTTAACCCCTCAGGGTTACGCCCTCAATCCCTTCTCGCTGCCGCCTCCTCCGACCGCTTCGGCGGCCTCCACGCCCTTTCTGCTGGCCCAACAGCAGGCCCAGTTTATAGCCCAGCAGAGCTTGCTGGTGCGACAGCAGGctgagcagcagcagcagcagcaacaacagcagcagcagcagcaattgTATGCCAGTGCCATGCTGCAGCAGCATCCGCTTTACttgcaacaccagcagcagcagcaacagcaactgtATGCCAGTGCGATGTTGCAGCAGGGTCAGCCACAGTTTGTCCTCATGCAGAGACCCTCGGCCGCCTACTTGCCGCCCTTTCCGCTTAGCTATATGTCCGCTGCGGGGGCGGGTTCGGGAGTGGGCGTGTCCccgggagcagcagcagctgcagcaggagcggcagcggcagcagcaacatcggccTCTGCCGCGGGCAACTCCTCGCTGAGTCAGTCGATGAAGCGCTCGTACGAGAACGCCTTCCAGCAGGAAGCGGCTGGAGCGGCAGCGGCGGCCAGTGCGGCCAAAAGAGCCCTAAACCGTCAGTCCAGCAATGTTTATTCGTACTTCAATTCGGGGATCTAATAGATCCTCGAAAGCAATCTTTAAAAACCCTGAAATAAGCGCTCCAAACTCCAGCACTTCGGGCACATTCCGTGAGTGGGTGGGGTGTTCCATATAATACCTACATTAAGGCGCACAAACATAACCATATATCATGTATCATCATGGCCaccacacactcacacacacaacGCATCATACCAGACATTCTATAGAGCTTAATTATTACCGATTTGGAATGTAGACTTAAGTACTTTTCTTGTATGGAGTACTCGTAGTAGCCTAAGCATACTTGTCTATGGTCTAAGCGAATAATActtactatatatatttaatatacaaCGACACGggcatacacacacacacccacaagCACTGCTCACCCATACACACGCATAAGTAAACCAGCTAACAGagggaatttataaaaacaggATCAAAAGGATCCTGATCACTTGTGTTCTATTAAGCATTCCACACACATATGTAtggacttttattttttatataagcttggtgtgtgtgtgtgcgtgcgtgAGGCAGAAGGAAGTATATATCCTGggaatatatctatatatatatatcctttTCTGCCCTCCGATTCTGAAGGCAATCAACAGAGGCTAACGTGGTTCATGGAGGGAGCGAGATCTTCTGGGTGGATACACACCCATTCAGTGCAATCTAATTTTAGTGCCTACCCATTGGAACCCTCCTTAAAATATACATTCAAGTTCCCCTCCCTCCATGAACCACGTCAGGTGTTGGCTCAAGCGCAAATTTAAACTGAATTCGAAACAGAACCCCAAaacgaaaccgaaaccgagAATTGTTTACGGGCTAACACGAGAATACCACGAAACCCTGTTCTGTAAGAAAGAAACGTTTTGGAATAACAACCATCGATGGGTGGAGCTGTGTGCCTATCGACTTATAAGCCTACATTTACTATATACACGCTAGCTTTAAGACCATGCGACTTGTAAAATGGGTTTGCATTAATCAATTCTACCGGCAATCTTTTCCCGTGTCTCTCCATGGCCGCTAACAATCAAACAATCAATATTAATAATCTCATCGTCTGACTTGCAATACCGTACACCCTATAAATAGTGCCTAGATCTATGGTGTAGCTCTTAAGTGTGCGTAACTGGTGTTAGTCGCAAACGGGATAATACTCTCTACTATGTCACTATCTCTATCTCTCGATATCAATATCTCTCACTGTTTGTGTGTTCTTTGTCATCACTAATTTAGTCTCGGGATCAGCTAGATCTATAGTCTAAAGCTTGTTGTAAGTTGGGGCGCTTTAGTgtctatatatatacatatagtgTGTCTAGTCTGCATAATCGGATGATAACTGGTTACTGGTGACTCGGGCTTACATCCCTGCAAAGTGCTTGCTAGCTTTAAGACTGTCTTAACTCTTGAGAAATTATTATTTCGGAACAAAACGATAAGGTAAATTCTACAATATATAGAACATGGTTCGGCACTTTAATAGTTCATTGAAATTCTGCAATTTAAGCTAAGGAACTTCTTTCGCGTTAAGACAGTGGTTAAGTTATCGAGCGTTTTGCAAAGCGAGCTTATGTCAGCTTTTGTCTTCCAGGAGGAACTGATCTCCTGACCCCCAACCCCTTAAAAAATCCAGCTCCTTATATCCACCTCTACCTCTTGTCCTGCTGCGTCTAACACTAAGTTCCGTTCGACTTGGGAAGATCGAGCTTAGCTAGGGAAAGGCATGGGAAAGATAGTCTGCGCCTAGCCTAATTTAACCACTAGTTTTATGTAGTATGGCAATCGAGTGGCTTCCGAGCGGGTTAAGCGGCCACTTTAAAGAAACAACACACATAATCAATAATATCTACTTAACTAGTTCGTACGCACAGCagtttttaatgttttttggaaattttacGATTTTTGATATTCCATTCTTTTTTACCACTAGATGTTAGTAAAACCAAtctttgattaattttttACATCAATAAAATACGACATACCGCCTAAACTAAGCCCGCTCTCTCTCTATCTCTGTCTCACACTGTCACCAACCCTTTCGCTCTTTTGTGTGTCGCCCGATGAGTAGAGGATCGAACCCAGACCCACTAACAACCAACACGAGATCATAATGGGTTTAATTCCTAACTAACACTGATGATCCCGAAACGAGAAGAGATATCCTAGTCCCAAATCCCCCTCCCTAATCCCCACACTATCCCCTCATTGAAACACCTATATGTACATGTAACTGGGGTATCGGGCTTGGGCTAAGCTTTACACTCGATCGCGTTTTCAGCGCCTCGTCCAAGGGAGTGGATATCTGGAATCGGCATTTGGAGTTTGTTTGGTTTCTGTTTCCGTCACTGTTCTAGCCACATAAATACTATCGTAACTCTAAGTGGAATGTCCATCATGATCGTACTAGTCATAGTCGCATCCTGTATGTAACTCGACGCAGTCTGTTCCCTCGGGCGCATACTATATAATCAATTACGGTCCTGGTGCTTggattaaacaaaaaaaaaaacaaaacaatgaaacaaaaacaaaacaaaaaagcaaTACAAACCAAATCAAAATTACCAAAAACAATCGGCTAAACATGTTCAAAATTTGTACTCGTACTTGTGCGCAACTGTTTCATGGTCTCTGGGTGAGGTGGTAAGATACTCGTTCCAAAAAATACCAACTATATATGTCTCTCCTACCATTTGCAATGTCTAAACGGTGAAACGGTGAGTGATTTGAATACAATTTTGCCCCTGCTAACCGACAAACTAACTGGCCAATTAATTACGGAGATAAGATCACTAACTAACCCAGTAACAACTAAAACAATCGAGAACAGAGTGGCTGAGTTGCCACTATAAAAATCAATGCAGAAGCTGAGATGATCGGCTGATGTACACCTGAAAACCCACAAATATATACCTGTATATCTTGTATATGTCTGCTGAACCCTTTTCCACCCCTTTTCCTTTCAACAAGCAAAAGCCATACTCACAACACTTATTACCCCAAGTTCCCCGAAAGAAGAAGGCCTCTTTCCTTTAGAGGAGCCCCTGGAGATGAAGATGAGAATTTAGCGTAATAACACCCTTTTGTTTGTATCCACATAGGTGCCACTGTGCTGGGCGCCCACTTCGGCGGTCCCTTTCCGGCCTACGGCGCGGCCCCGCCCCCACCGCCGCCGCACACGCCCCTGCTGGCCACGCCCCGCTCGCACCACCATCCGCACCACCACCCGGCCTCCGCCTTCTACCCGCCGCCGCTCGTCTACTGGCCCTACCCGAGTCCGCCCGTCTCGCCCACCACCTACTACAGCCAGCCGGGGGCGCACTCGCCCTCGCAGCCCCTGGTAAGAATTAGAAAACCAGAATCGGGGGGATCCCCACTCCCCGAAAGTAACACTCCTTTATAAGCTGGAAAATTTGAATGTTCAGGGTTAGATAAaccattaaattcatataaAGGGGCTTGGAATATGATCATCATAGAACCGAGAGCAAGTCAACTTACAGTATGATCTAAAATGTGTAGGGTTCTTTAGCAGTACAGAAAAAGAAAAGATTATACTCGTATTGATGAAATGCATTATAACTAATAATACAATACGCTTTCTAGTACTTAAATGATTTTTTCGAAGGGATATAAATCGAAATTACAATTTTCAATGTTAAGTTGGTTCTGAAACACTAAGTTCATAGTTAGATAAACCTTTAAATTGATATAAAGGTGCCTGGAATATTGTCATCATAGAACCTACAGCAATCTAACGTACACTATCAACTAAAATGTTCAGGGTTATTTAAGAGTACAGAAAAAGAAAAGATTATACTCGTATTGAtgaaatttattataattaataatacaaTACGATTCCTACTACTTTAATGATTTTCTCGAAGGGATATAAATCGAAGTTACAATTTTCAATGTCTAGTTGGTTCTGAAACACTCCTTTATGAGCTGGAAAAGTTCAGGGCTAGATTAACCATTTACTTGATGTAAAGGGTTTGGAATATGATCATCATGGAGCCTACAGTAATCtaacttaaagaaaatattatactcgttttaatgaaattttctatatttacTAAGATGGTACGCTTCGTATCACTTGATATGATTTTTTTCCGAAGAGAGATAAATcgaaaatacaattttcaatATCAATTTAACATTATTCCATTTACCTGTGAATATAAGCTGATAATTTTTTCTGTTTGGCTTAACAATCCTTAATAAACCTACTCGATGAAACATTAAACACACTTTCCCAAGTgtccaaaataaaaagtttttagatttttagaTTTTCTTGGGCATAAAAGATGTAGTATGACTCAGATACAGAACATTTTTAGAAGAAATAGTCCTAAATAGGTATGAAATGATGGAAATTACTAACCAGCTTTCTATATTGCAGTATCCGCTGGACTTCTTTCCACCCTCGCCGCTTTCGCCGCCCAGCGTGACCATTTCGAACACTAGCACTGGCCTGATACTCACGCCCACCAAGGGGGGCGTGTCCTTTGTGCCGCCCAAGCAGTTCTCGCCCACGACGACCGGAAACGGAAGCGGAAGTGTCAACGGCAGTCCGGTTAAGTTACCCCTTCAGGTGATGCCAGCGAATCTGCCAGCGATCGCTTTGAATGGAAGGGCGGAGAGTgggagtgccacgcccactgggGCCATGGCCACGCCCCCAACGCCTCAGGAGGCGTCAACTGCTACATCTGCATCACAAACGCTGCTCAGCATAGACACGAACCACGCCACGCCCACCAGTGCCGCTGCGCCCCCGCTGAAGACGGGCAGCCAGGGGGCGGCGGGCCCAGCTGCCACGCCCCTCGTGAGCAACTCCTGCGTGGAGCTTTACATCTCGTAGAGGTGCAAACGCAATGCCGAGCTTTATTTTCTTGCCAATCGAAGAAACCTATCCGTTTAGTCTAGCTAAGAACCCAACGCCCACGCCCGCGACTCTAGCCGAGTCGCACACCCCGAGTGGTGAGTTTAAAAGGGCGGCGAATTGAAACTCGAagttaaacaattttaaaatggcacgaGCTAAAACAATGGAATCTCGCCGCCGCCTCATGAATTTCTATATCTACATAACCCGCTAGTGCTAAGTAGTTAGGCTGCCCAGTGCAACTCATTCGATGTTCTATTTATTCCGCTGCTGCATTGCATTCTATCCAAATATACACATTATATTTAGCCAATTAGCAAAGAAACGAAGCAAATACGACAAATTTATCCCTAGTCAATAGTCAAATTATTTATACAATTATCTATTTGTAAATGCATGTTAATGTTATTGAAGCCGATCAGCCAATCAGTCAGCGATTATTCATGTTTTTATCTCTAGGCTAGACCATCAAATATTGTTATTATCCTTGTGCACGCCCagcaataaaaaaacaaaaaaaatctgTTTTGTTTGTTAGCCCCCAATCGCAATGAAAAGATATTATCGTTTGTTCAAGtgaaatatacaaataaattttattttaaataccaAAACGggatttatttattaacaGTTTAGCGGCGTACAATTAATACCGGTTCCCGGATGCAATTACGAATCAATTAATGACATCGACCACTATCGATGGACGGCAGGTGCAAGACACAGGGCATCATAAATAATACCCCTGGCGGGACACTGATAAATCGTTGACAAATGGCGTTACAAACGGACGAAAGTCCCACCGACCCGTTTAAAGGACACGGTCGTTGTGAACCATCATCCGGTCGCACCGTACCATTACCATTACCATTTAAAATAGATTAAAAGTCGGCGCAGGTGAACGGGTTAGTTCTATGCAGCATCATTTGCTGCAGCTGCCAGCCGCATCCGCATCCTTATCCTGATCCACTTCCGTTTCCCCTGCTCACATGATAATTTATCAAGTGCTGGCGCCGCTGCAGTGGACACTAGATCCTCCTCTTCCTTCCGGTTTCCCCTGGTCCTGGAGGGCCTATCAAAAGGACATTAGGCGTGCCGCTTCGCTGACAAGTTGACCTGCCTGCGAACAAGAGAAGTAAGTGAAAAAGCGTCGGTTAATGCGCCAAGGCCAATGGAAAAATATGATCTGGTTGCAAAGGGAATAGGTActtctttcctttttttttggggggttCTTTATGGCCGCACACTCGACTTGGCAGCGCCGCCTCCTGCACTTCCTCTAATGGCTCGGAAATGGCCGTATAAATCTCATTTGTAATCGCAAAGCCGAAAAAAACTATCGCCAGACAACGGCGAACGCCTAAAGTAGGCAGCCCCAATAATAATGGAGAACTTGCCGCTCAAGAGTTGCAAACTTTGCGGCCCCGCCACTCGAAACTaagtcaataaaaaatatggCCCAAATGGTGGTGCAGTCGGTGGTGCTACGGGAATGCAATAACAAGGCATATTTTCGACGACTTAGCGACTGTCGTCGCCACTGCCGAAAACTGAAAGCCGAGAACCGCTTCCGTTTTGGTATTAAGCCATCGAAACTTTTATTGATTTAGGGGCTTTCGTTGCGTTCCAGCGAGCATTTCAGTTGACAGGTCTGCTGGAGACAACAGCCGAGTCAGTCGAAAAAAAATCACTTTGCATGGCCTAAGATTTAAGCCACGATTTGGTCTTAAATCATGAAAAATGTGCGGCAATTATCTGAGGGgtgaatttattaaaacaaaacaaatggaAATTAATTGCATGTTTGATTTGAAATTATAAGAAGCACCTAAGCGATTGCctatgaatttaatttaatttaattttcctttcctttcctttTCCTTCTTCAGGGATCATTTATAGTATATTCTTTAGTTAATTGATTATAACcagtttcaaaaataattttaaagttaaaaaagatACTTGAAACTAAtatctaatatttttttaaatcagt contains:
- the LOC119552150 gene encoding RNA-binding protein fusilli isoform X5, translated to MALKRHKHHIGARYIEVYRASGEDFLAIAGGASNEAQAFLSKGAQVIIRMRGLPYDATAKQVLDFFTTGDTPPCHVLDGSEGVLFVKKPDGRATGDAFVLFAHETDAPKALGRHRESIGQRYIELFRSTTAEVQQVLNRSMDPKNYESGGGHSQPPLIAQLPTMQLPLLPQVGAHSLAHSLGASHANLCPPVPPPALPLPTQHLITSGTTKNCIRLRGLPYEAMVEHILHFLDDFAKHIIYQGVHMVINAQGQPSGEAFIQMDQEESARLCAQRRHNHYMMFGKKYRYIEVFQCSGDDMNMVLNGGLASPVAQPPPPHLGHAHKQQSLLAATTGMFSSAGQSPTTVAAGTAQSPLGGTHTPHTHPHSHAHAHAPGHAHAAAAAAAAAAAHHGLSPSSAMLPGLSAAAAASASGLASLMSAAAAGQPSSAAAAAHSAASLQNAAVTLTPQGYALNPFSLPPPPTASAASTPFLLAQQQAQFIAQQSLLVRQQAEQQQQQQQQQQQQQLYASAMLQQHPLYLQHQQQQQQQLYASAMLQQGQPQFVLMQRPSAAYLPPFPLSYMSAAGAGSGVGVSPGAAAAAAGAAAAAATSASAAGNSSLSQSMKRSYENAFQQEAAGAAAAASAAKRALNRQSSNVYSYFNSGI